CGTAAGCGTTCAACTTGCCCCTCAGTATAACAGCGGATGTCAGGGGCCGTTCAGGCAGCACTGAAGCTTTATTTAGGAATTTCTCGACCGCTGTACTGATGACGCTCCATCCAACCGCCGCAGTCCAGGGGCGAGGCCGCTGCGCCGCGCTAGCATGGCGCGCATGTCGCTTCTCGCCCAGCTCTCCGGCACCCTCATCAACACCGCCACGGTGATCGTCGGCTCCGGGCTGGGCCTGCTGCTCGGCAGCCGCCTGCCTGCCCGCACCCAGCGCACGCTGCTGCAAGTCCTGAGTCTGGTGACCCTGTATATCGGGCTGGGCATGGCGAACAGCCTGGGCAGCGTCAGGGGCGGGCCGGTGCCGGGCGTCATTCTGGCACTGATCGGGCTGGCGCTGGGCGCGGTCATCGGCGAGGCGCTCAATCTGGAAGACCGGCTCTCGCACCTCGGTGACGGCCTCAAGCGCCGGATGCGCGGCGAGGGCCAGTTCACCGAAGGGTTCGTGGCCGCCTCGCTGCTGTTTTGCGTGGGGCCGCTGACCATTGTGGGCGGCCTCCAGAACGGCCTGACCGGCGACAGCAGTTCGTATGTGCTGAAAGCCACCCTCGACGGCATCTCGTCGCTGGCGCTGGCGAGCGTCTACGGCGTCGGCGTGCTGCTCAGCGCCGTGGCCGTGCTGGTCATTCAGGGCAGCATCGCGCTGGCCTCGGGCGGGCTGGCCGGGCTGCTGCTGGGCGGGGCCGACCCCGCGACCCTGGGCAGCAATCCGTATGTGCTGGTCATCACCGGGGCGGGCGGGCTGATGATCGTGGGCATCGGCTGGAACCTGATGCTCGCCGGTCTGGGCTTCGGGGAAGAGCACCGGGTGCGGGTGGGGAGCTTCTTACCGGCCCTGCTCGTCGCCCCGCTGCTGCTGTGGGCGGCGCGGCTGATCTGGGAGTGAAGCCTAACTTTCCCGGTCCCCTGCCGAATGCCATAGACGTTCTCGCCCGCCGCGCCCACCCCAGACCTTAAGCTGAAGACATGACTGCCCGTGACGACCTGCCTGCCCAACAACAGTACGACGCCCTGAAAGCCAGACACCTCAAGCTCAACATGCAGCGCGGTCAACCCAGCGACGCCGACTTCGACCTCAGTAACGGCCTCCTCGACGTGCTGCGGCGGGGCGACTATATGGCCGGGAACCTCGATACCCGCAACTATCCCGGCGGCGTCCACGGGCTGCCCGAGGCCCGCGAACTGTTCGGCCAGTATCTCGACGTGCCCGCCGCGCAGGTGATCGTCTGGAACAACGCCAGCCTGGAACTCCAGGGCTTCGTGCTGACGGCGGCGCTGCTGCACGGCCTACGCGGCAGCCCCCAGCCCTGGGTGCGCCTGAGCGGCAAGCCCAAGATGATCGTGACGGTGCCGGGCTATGACCGCCACTTCTTATTGCTCGAAACGCTGGGCTATGACCTGGTGACTGTGGAAATGCAGGACGACGGCCCCGACCTCGATGCCGTCGAGCGACTGGCCCAGGACGAACTGGTCAAGGGCATCTTATTTGTGCCGACCTACAGCAACCCCAGCGGCGAGACTATCAGTGAGGACAAGGCGCGGCGGCTCTCGCAGCTCAAGGCGGCGGCCCCCGACTTCACCATTTTTGCCGACGATGCTTACCGGGTGCATCACCTGTTCGAGCAAAACCGCGACGTGCCAGTGAATCTGATCAAGCTGTGCGCCGAGGCAGGCCACCCCGACCGGGCCATCGTCTTCGCCTCCACCAGCAAGATCACCTTCGGCGGCGCGGGCCTGGGCTTTTTTGCCAGCAGTGAGGCCAACGTGGCCTACCTCGCCAAGTTGCTGGGCGTCCAGAGCATCGGCCCCAACAAGATCGAGCAACTGAGACACGTCCGGTTTCTCTCGCAGTATCCCGGCGGCCTGGGCGGGCTGATGAAAGACCACGCCAAGCTGCTGGCCCCCAAATTCCAGGCCGTCTACGACGCACTGGCGGCCGGACTCGGCGCAGCGGGCGAGTACGCCACCTGGAAGACGCCCAAAGGCGGCTACTTCGTCAGCGTGGACACCGTGCTGCCCGTCGCGGACCGGGTAATCGCGCTGGCTGAGGCTGCCGGGGTGAGCCTGACCCCTGCCGGGGCCACCTATCCGGGCGGCGTCGATCCGCACAACACCAACATTCGCCTCTCGCCCAGCCGACCACCCGTCGAGGAAGTGCGAGAGGCGATGCAGGCGGTGGCGGTGTGCATCAAGCTGGCGAGCGAGGAGTACCGCACCGCACACGGCTGAGCCGCTGGAGTCTGCCCGCCAGTCTTTCACTTACAATGACGCCCATGATCGACGCCGCCGAAATGAACCATCTGACCGAGCTGGCCCGGCTGGACCTGGCCGAGGGCGAGGCCGAGCAACTGCGCGGCGAACTTAACGCCATCTTGGGCTACTTCGAACAACTTCAGGCCGTGGACACAACTGGCGTGGAGGAAATGCAGCGCCCGGTGGCCCTGGTCAACGTGATGCGCGACGACGTGCCGGGCGAGATGCTGGCGCATGCTGCGCTAGAACAACTGGCCCCGGAGATGCAGGGCGGCTTCGTGAAAGTGCCGCGCACGGTAGAGACGGAGTGAACGGGGTGTGGAGAGGTGCTGGGCTTATTCAGCGCCAAATCAGCCGCCGAGCAGAACTCCCGAACCCTGGAAGGAACACACATGCTTGATCTCAAATTTATTCGGGACAATCCCGGCCTGGTCAAAGACGCCATCCGGGTCAAACACATCAACCTCGATCTGGACGAGCTGCTGAAGATTGACCGCGAACTCCTGGACGTGCGCCAGCGGGTAGAAACGGTGCAGGCCGAGCGCAACGCCAATGCCAGGGCCGTGCCGAAGGTCTCGAAAGAGGAAAAGCCTGAGCTGATCGAAAAGGGCAAGGCACTGGGCGAGGAGATCAAGGCGCTGGAACCGGCGCTACGCGCCCACGAGGACGCCCTGCGGCAACTGATGCTGCGCGTGCCGAATCTCCCGCTGCCCGGCGTGCCGGAAGGCGTGGACGACAGCGGCAACGTGGAACTGCGCCGGGAAGGGGAACTGCCGAGCTTCAGCTTCACGCCGCTCGACCACGTCGCTCTGCTCGACCGGCATGGCTGGGCCGATGCGGAGCGGGTGGCCCGCGTGTCGGGCAGCCGCAGTTACCTGCTGAAAGGTGAGGCGGCACTTTTGGAGCAGGCCATTCTGACGTTCGCCCTGACTTACCTGGCAGACCGGGGCTTCACGCCGCTCTCGACCACCGCGCTGGTGCGGCCCGAGACGCTGGTGGCGACGGGGCATTTTCCCGGCGGCGAGGATCAGGTCTACAAGATCGAGG
This portion of the Deinococcus rubellus genome encodes:
- a CDS encoding DUF554 domain-containing protein, with product MSLLAQLSGTLINTATVIVGSGLGLLLGSRLPARTQRTLLQVLSLVTLYIGLGMANSLGSVRGGPVPGVILALIGLALGAVIGEALNLEDRLSHLGDGLKRRMRGEGQFTEGFVAASLLFCVGPLTIVGGLQNGLTGDSSSYVLKATLDGISSLALASVYGVGVLLSAVAVLVIQGSIALASGGLAGLLLGGADPATLGSNPYVLVITGAGGLMIVGIGWNLMLAGLGFGEEHRVRVGSFLPALLVAPLLLWAARLIWE
- the serS gene encoding serine--tRNA ligase, which codes for MLDLKFIRDNPGLVKDAIRVKHINLDLDELLKIDRELLDVRQRVETVQAERNANARAVPKVSKEEKPELIEKGKALGEEIKALEPALRAHEDALRQLMLRVPNLPLPGVPEGVDDSGNVELRREGELPSFSFTPLDHVALLDRHGWADAERVARVSGSRSYLLKGEAALLEQAILTFALTYLADRGFTPLSTTALVRPETLVATGHFPGGEDQVYKIEGEDLMLAGTAEVPVNSLYAGEILAEGDLPVTLAALSAAFRSEAGSAGRDVRGLIRVHEFRKVEQYVICRADQAEALKWFGTLLANAEGILRALELPYRVVQNCTGDMGAGKALMYDIEAWVPSEQLYRETHSCSYLGDWQARRTGLRYRGEDGKPQFAHTLNNTGIAVPRILVPFLENHQQEDGRIRIPAALQGFLGGKAFIG
- the gatC gene encoding Asp-tRNA(Asn)/Glu-tRNA(Gln) amidotransferase subunit GatC, which codes for MIDAAEMNHLTELARLDLAEGEAEQLRGELNAILGYFEQLQAVDTTGVEEMQRPVALVNVMRDDVPGEMLAHAALEQLAPEMQGGFVKVPRTVETE
- a CDS encoding aminotransferase class I/II-fold pyridoxal phosphate-dependent enzyme codes for the protein MTARDDLPAQQQYDALKARHLKLNMQRGQPSDADFDLSNGLLDVLRRGDYMAGNLDTRNYPGGVHGLPEARELFGQYLDVPAAQVIVWNNASLELQGFVLTAALLHGLRGSPQPWVRLSGKPKMIVTVPGYDRHFLLLETLGYDLVTVEMQDDGPDLDAVERLAQDELVKGILFVPTYSNPSGETISEDKARRLSQLKAAAPDFTIFADDAYRVHHLFEQNRDVPVNLIKLCAEAGHPDRAIVFASTSKITFGGAGLGFFASSEANVAYLAKLLGVQSIGPNKIEQLRHVRFLSQYPGGLGGLMKDHAKLLAPKFQAVYDALAAGLGAAGEYATWKTPKGGYFVSVDTVLPVADRVIALAEAAGVSLTPAGATYPGGVDPHNTNIRLSPSRPPVEEVREAMQAVAVCIKLASEEYRTAHG